One region of Primulina tabacum isolate GXHZ01 chromosome 1, ASM2559414v2, whole genome shotgun sequence genomic DNA includes:
- the LOC142538624 gene encoding LOW QUALITY PROTEIN: arginyl-tRNA--protein transferase 1-like (The sequence of the model RefSeq protein was modified relative to this genomic sequence to represent the inferred CDS: deleted 1 base in 1 codon), with translation MADAMKLRSEASTSGSGGNGGRGESVVVDVGRRKSTCGYCKSGARTRISHGLWAHSLTVDDYRALLDRGWRRSGCFLYKPEMEKTCCPSYAIRLKASDFSPSKEQMRVSKRMQRFLDGKLEMKNSTELIKETEASRGSCCSVHISNKSSDATDSMEVDSEGKEKARKFVHSLSNEIDHAIKLCMESGELSSDFQLPKAAVKRVAPAKKKLQADMLEDLIFSCNISFQIAAILRRTRKDFEVVKSSEHGLGVNRDSSELSPKTIAEILVSHLKQLAKSFGLSARACNGHINFYSTTGKVSFDEEIGSGTMSKTPSTADKVNDRHSKKSCGAPQGHRLRFEIRLKRSSFDYEEYSLYKKYQLRVHNDTLDHVTESSYKRFLVDTPLVHVSLNGDGAAPPCGFGSFHQQYVLGGKLIAVGVIDILPNCLSSKYLFWDPDLAFLSLGKYSALEEIKWINENQMHCPSLQYYYLGYYIHSCSKMRYKAAYRPSELLCPLRYQWVPYDVAKQLLDRRNYVSLSDFSALQNEDSLLPNVFDTLEEQQNDFVQDTSGDAVNEDEMAEMDSEDSDDEADSEAIGATSVESENADLGDLLIGLRGARLRYENIRHAFDSGQRKLLEAQLRRYVRVVGTELSKQMVYSLG, from the exons ATGGCGGATGCGATGAAACTGAGAAGCGAAGCTAGCACCAGCGGCAGTGGCGGAAATGGTGGGAGAGGTGAAAGCGTCGTGGTGGATGTGGGCCGCCGTAAAAGCACCTGTGGATACTGTAAATCTGGTGCGCGCACCAGAATTTCTCACG GACTTTGGGCACATAGTCTAACGGTTGATGACTATCGAG CACTTCTCGACAGAGGATGGAGACGATCTGGCTGTTTTTTGTACAAGCCTGAGATGGAGAAAACATGTTGCCCTTCTTATGCAATCCGTCTTAAGGCCTCCGACTTTAGTCCTTCCAAAGAACAAATGCGAGTATCAAAAAGAATGCAAAG GTTTCTTGATGGCAAACTAGAGATGAAAAATTCAACCGAGTTAATTAAAGAGACAGAAGCTTCTAGGGGATCCTGCTGTAGTGTACATATCTCAAATAAAAGTTCTGATGCAACAGATTCGATGGAAGTTGATTCTGAAGGTAAGGAGAAGGCCCGCAAGTTTGTACATTCCTTATCAAATGAGATTGATCATGCGATAAAATTATGCATGGAGAGTGGGGAGCTTTCCTCTGATTTCCAGTTGCCAAAGGCAGCTGTCAAAAGAGTTGCTCCGGCTAAAAAAAAGTTGCAAGCAGACATGCTCGAAGATCTCATATTCTCCTGCAATATTTCCTTCCAGATTGCAGCTATTTTAAGACGAACAAGGAAGGATTTTGAGGTTGTGAAGTCATCTGAACATGGCTTGGGGGTAAACAGAGATTCATCTGAGCTCTCTCCCAAGACAATTGCAGAAATTTTGGTGAGCCATTTAAAGCAGCTGGCAAAATCTTTTGGTTTGTCTGCCAGAGCTTGTAATGGACATATCAATTTCTATTCCACTACAGGAAAAGTTTCTTTCGATGAAGAAATAGGAAGTGGTACAATGTCAAAAACACCTTCTACAGCTGACAAGGTTAATGACAGGCATTCAAAGAAAAGCTGTGGAGCACCTCAGGGTCATAGACTGAGATTTGAAATTCGGTTGAAAAGGTCTAGCTTTGATTATGAAGAATATTCCTTGTATAAGAAATATCAGCTTAGAGTGCATAATGACACCCTTGATCATGTCACTGAAAGCTCATACAAGAGATTTTTGGTTGATACCCCCTTGGTTCATGTTTCACTAAATGGTGATGGTGCAGCACCTCCGTGTGGTTTCGGTTCTTTCCATCAGCAGTATGTGTTAGGTGGGAAGCTAATTGCAGTTGGTGTCATTGATATACTCCCAAATTGTTTGTCgagcaaatatttattttgggacCCTGACCTTGCCTTCCTGTCACTTGGCAAGTACTCAGCTTTAGAAGAAATCAAGTGGATTAATGAGAATCAAATGCATTGCCCAAGTCTCCAGTATTATTATCTTGGGTATTACATTCACTCCTGCAGCAAGATGAGATACAAAGCTGCATATCGACCATCTGAGCTTCTGTGCCCTCTTCGTTACCA ATGGGTTCCCTATGATGTTGCAAAGCAGTTGCTTGATAGAAGAAATTATGTCTCGTTATCTGATTTTTCTGCTTTACAAAATGAAGATTCATTGCTGCCAAATGTTTTTGATACCTTGGAGGAGCAACAAAACGACTTCGTCCAAGACACCTCGGGTGATGCTGTAAATGAGGATGAAATGGCTGAAATGGACTCGGAAGATTCTGATGATGAAGCAGACTCAGAAGCTATTGGTGCAACTTCAGTGGAATCGGAAAATGCGGACCTCGGTGATTTGCTGATTGGATTGAGGGGAGCTCGTCTGAGATACGAG AACATACGACATGCTTTTGATTCCGGTCAGAGGAAGTTACTGGAAGCCCAGTTGCGGAGATATGTTCGAGTTGTA GGCACAGAACTTTCCAAGCAAATGGTTTACTCTCTGGGATGA